A stretch of the Mesorhizobium huakuii genome encodes the following:
- a CDS encoding creatininase family protein, with the protein MANATNASVFLEDQTWTELRDRIGAGTTTIIIPIGGTEQSGPAMALGKHNVRVKFLAEKIAGQLGNALVAPVISYVPEGTIDPPTAHMRFPGTITISDKTFEELLESAARSFKLHGFKTIVLIGDHGGYQADERHVADRLNAEWRKTPVRVFAALEYYQITQGAYVDKLLSAGATRPEIGTHAGLADTSLMLAIDPSMVRKDRLVASPKLDAGDGVYGGDPTRSSAAFGQLGVDLIVNGTTEAIRSFIEKQQPK; encoded by the coding sequence GTGGCGAACGCCACCAACGCATCGGTCTTCCTCGAGGACCAGACCTGGACCGAACTGCGCGATCGGATCGGCGCCGGGACGACGACGATCATCATCCCGATAGGCGGCACCGAACAAAGCGGCCCCGCCATGGCGCTGGGCAAGCACAATGTGCGGGTCAAGTTCCTGGCGGAGAAGATTGCCGGCCAACTGGGCAACGCCTTGGTCGCGCCCGTGATCTCCTATGTTCCGGAAGGGACCATCGACCCACCGACCGCCCATATGCGGTTTCCCGGCACGATCACCATCAGCGACAAGACTTTCGAGGAGTTGCTCGAATCCGCGGCCCGCAGCTTCAAGCTGCATGGCTTCAAGACCATCGTGCTGATCGGCGACCATGGCGGCTATCAGGCCGACGAGCGCCATGTCGCCGATCGCCTGAATGCCGAATGGCGCAAAACCCCGGTCCGGGTGTTTGCGGCGCTCGAATACTATCAGATCACCCAGGGCGCCTATGTCGACAAGCTCCTGTCGGCCGGCGCGACGCGGCCGGAGATCGGAACCCACGCCGGATTGGCCGACACATCGCTCATGCTCGCCATCGATCCTTCCATGGTGCGCAAGGATCGCCTTGTGGCCTCGCCGAAGCTTGATGCCGGCGACGGCGTCTATGGTGGCGATCCGACACGATCGTCAGCCGCGTTTGGCCAGCTCGGCGTAGACCTGATCGTCAACGGAACGACCGAGGCGATCCGCAGCTTCATCGAAAAGCAGCAGCCCAAATGA
- a CDS encoding YncE family protein translates to MTKAYWWFTSLCAPLVLLIALAPASASAGSCPEDCSEPPPRAPINIYSQTSSDHLSPATAGALPRVYVPNRSSNSVSVIDPVTLKEVDRFLVGSKPQHVVPSWDLKTLWVANNASSTSKGSVTPIDPKTAKPGHDISVDDPYNMYFMPDGSSAVIVDEAYQRLDLRDPQTMALKSTIPTPTCPGINHADFSADNAYAIFTCEYGDGGLLKVDLKNQKVLGHLALSKMGMPQDVRLSPDGKVFYVADMMNDGVFLIDGDSFSEIGFIATGIGTHGFVVSRDGTKLYVSNRGSHKMEQGRAKGPGSVTVIDFATRSVVAQWPIPGGGSPDMGNVSADGRQLWLSGRFDSEVYMIDTTSGAVTKIRVGVEPHGLTVWPQPGRYSQGHTGNMR, encoded by the coding sequence ATGACCAAGGCATATTGGTGGTTCACGAGCCTGTGCGCGCCGCTCGTGTTGTTGATCGCGCTGGCCCCGGCATCGGCTTCAGCCGGCTCGTGCCCGGAAGATTGCAGCGAGCCGCCGCCCCGAGCTCCGATCAATATCTACAGCCAGACAAGCTCTGACCATTTGAGCCCGGCGACGGCAGGCGCGCTGCCGCGTGTCTATGTTCCGAACCGCTCGTCCAACAGCGTATCGGTCATCGACCCCGTGACCCTCAAGGAGGTCGACAGGTTCCTTGTCGGGAGCAAGCCGCAGCACGTCGTTCCGTCCTGGGATTTGAAGACGCTCTGGGTCGCCAACAACGCCAGCAGCACCAGCAAGGGCAGCGTGACGCCCATCGACCCCAAGACCGCCAAGCCGGGCCACGATATTTCGGTCGATGACCCCTACAACATGTATTTCATGCCGGACGGAAGTTCGGCCGTCATCGTTGATGAAGCCTACCAGCGGCTCGACCTGCGCGATCCGCAGACCATGGCGCTGAAATCGACGATACCGACACCAACCTGCCCCGGTATCAACCATGCCGATTTTTCCGCCGACAATGCCTACGCCATCTTCACCTGCGAATATGGTGATGGCGGCCTGTTGAAGGTGGACCTGAAAAACCAGAAGGTGCTCGGCCACCTCGCTCTGTCGAAAATGGGCATGCCGCAGGACGTCAGGCTCTCCCCCGACGGCAAGGTCTTCTACGTCGCCGACATGATGAACGACGGCGTGTTCCTGATCGACGGAGACAGCTTTTCCGAGATCGGCTTCATCGCCACCGGCATCGGAACGCACGGATTTGTCGTCAGCCGCGACGGGACGAAGCTCTATGTTTCAAACCGCGGCTCGCACAAGATGGAGCAAGGCCGTGCAAAGGGGCCGGGCAGCGTGACCGTCATCGATTTCGCCACCCGATCGGTCGTCGCGCAATGGCCTATACCGGGTGGCGGCAGCCCCGACATGGGCAATGTCAGCGCCGACGGCAGGCAATTGTGGCTGTCCGGCCGCTTCGACAGCGAGGTCTACATGATCGACACCACCTCGGGGGCCGTGACGAAAATCCGGGTCGGCGTCGAGCCTCACGGCCTGACGGTCTGGCCGCAGCCCGGCAGATACTCGCAGGGCCACACCGGTAACATGCGATAG
- a CDS encoding YqaA family protein yields the protein MLRGLYDWTLSLAARKSAEWWLAFIAFVESSVFFIPADVLFLPMALARPERAYRYALTATVASVLGGIAGWLIGYYAYDTIARPILEHFGGLATFEKWQSSGTGLMLMLLVTSGVAHLPPIKVVTILAGALHINLVVFIVSAILARGARFLLLAWLLRRYGESIREFIEKRLGLIVGAAAAALILLYIVVKYAL from the coding sequence ATGCTTCGCGGACTGTACGACTGGACCTTGTCTCTCGCGGCACGCAAATCCGCCGAATGGTGGCTGGCCTTCATCGCTTTCGTCGAAAGCTCGGTGTTCTTCATTCCGGCCGACGTACTTTTCCTGCCCATGGCGTTGGCGCGGCCCGAACGCGCCTATCGCTACGCGCTGACCGCCACCGTTGCGTCCGTGCTGGGCGGCATTGCCGGCTGGCTGATCGGCTACTATGCCTATGACACGATAGCACGGCCGATCCTGGAACACTTCGGCGGCCTTGCCACGTTCGAGAAGTGGCAGTCGTCCGGCACCGGGCTAATGCTGATGCTGCTCGTCACATCCGGCGTTGCGCACCTGCCGCCGATCAAGGTGGTCACTATTCTGGCCGGGGCGCTTCACATCAATCTTGTTGTCTTCATCGTCTCGGCGATCTTGGCGCGCGGCGCCCGTTTCCTGTTGCTGGCGTGGCTTTTGCGCCGCTACGGCGAGTCGATCCGCGAGTTCATCGAAAAGCGCCTTGGCCTGATCGTCGGCGCCGCCGCGGCTGCCCTGATTTTGCTCTATATCGTCGTCAAATACGCCCTCTGA
- a CDS encoding disulfide bond formation protein B yields MTATMNADTGRQRTRTALFLAVAMAATVGSALGFQYIGGYIPCHLCLEQRTPYYIGAPLMVLAVIASMLRAPAWLTRGLLGVGGLLMLYGLYLGVYHSGVEWQWWAGPTDCTAGAGPVDTGGKGVLDALDKFVPPSCDKAALRILGLSLAGWNAIASLVLAAVAFRGALARD; encoded by the coding sequence ATGACAGCGACCATGAATGCCGATACCGGACGCCAGCGCACGCGGACCGCCCTGTTTCTCGCCGTCGCCATGGCCGCGACCGTCGGCTCGGCGCTCGGCTTCCAATACATTGGCGGCTATATCCCCTGCCACCTCTGCCTGGAACAGCGCACCCCCTACTATATCGGCGCGCCGCTGATGGTGCTGGCGGTGATTGCATCGATGCTGCGCGCACCGGCCTGGCTGACACGCGGCCTGCTGGGCGTCGGCGGCCTGCTGATGCTCTACGGCCTCTATCTCGGCGTCTACCATTCCGGCGTCGAATGGCAGTGGTGGGCAGGCCCGACCGATTGCACGGCGGGCGCCGGCCCGGTCGACACCGGCGGCAAGGGCGTGCTCGACGCGCTCGACAAATTCGTGCCGCCCTCCTGCGACAAGGCCGCACTGCGCATCCTCGGCCTGTCGCTGGCCGGCTGGAACGCCATCGCCAGCCTTGTCCTGGCCGCCGTCGCCTTCCGCGGCGCGCTGGCTCGCGACTGA